From a single Deltaproteobacteria bacterium genomic region:
- the yaiO gene encoding YaiO family outer membrane beta-barrel protein: MALIKTRLAPPVPPLRGTIQAVNKGSNEEDGQSSRARVSIGYSHFRYSNSIPDERTWQFSAVQRLWGKTFVGQVESIERFGKRDTLFSGEVYSPLWHRAWGNFAFSFSPNPKFSSHWTLGGAVYQGIGTSNPLLSRLELSLGYRHMSFSQSEVDLLSPGFTIYLPYNLWLTEQIYLVPKTGARSLSSRLDWEPKERWHAYVSGSFGQSVERPTAAPDVVKVTTFRVGGGLQFPLTEQILAEVSYHYEDRVKRYSREGGTIKLTYSW, translated from the coding sequence ATTGCTCTCATCAAAACTCGCTTGGCTCCACCAGTTCCTCCGTTACGAGGAACCATTCAGGCAGTGAACAAGGGGAGCAATGAGGAAGATGGACAATCATCACGAGCCCGTGTGAGTATCGGATATAGCCATTTTCGCTACTCAAATTCGATTCCCGATGAGCGCACGTGGCAATTTTCCGCAGTGCAACGTTTGTGGGGGAAAACCTTCGTCGGGCAAGTCGAGTCAATTGAACGTTTTGGCAAGCGCGACACTCTCTTCTCTGGTGAAGTCTACAGCCCGTTATGGCACAGGGCTTGGGGAAATTTTGCCTTTTCATTCAGCCCGAATCCAAAGTTTTCCTCACATTGGACACTTGGTGGTGCAGTGTATCAAGGAATTGGAACCTCGAACCCTTTGCTGAGTCGCCTGGAACTCTCGCTCGGTTATCGGCATATGAGCTTTTCTCAATCCGAAGTCGATCTGCTCTCTCCTGGCTTTACCATTTATCTGCCTTACAACCTGTGGCTGACAGAGCAAATTTACTTGGTGCCAAAAACCGGGGCGCGCTCACTCTCTTCCCGCCTCGACTGGGAACCAAAAGAACGTTGGCATGCTTACGTCAGTGGCTCTTTTGGACAGTCTGTCGAGCGGCCCACCGCGGCGCCGGATGTCGTCAAGGTAACTACCTTTCGTGTGGGAGGAGGACTGCAGTTCCCCCTCACTGAACAGATCCTCGCGGAAGTTTCCTACCACTACGAAGACCGCGTAAAACGCTACAGTCGCGAAGGTGGAACAATCAAACTGACCTACTCCTGGTAG
- a CDS encoding tetratricopeptide repeat protein, translating to MTKARIFLFVGFFLCAGIESQGQSMALAQSAQPGIDSLIELRSRAQTAAQAKHYEQATALYRQYLSLKPNDDEVRTALALVLAYSKQFAEATIVYKDILTRHPHDLDVQLALARVHAWQKQYAEARAIFEYVLRENPHYTEAKHSLADTLFWSGEDAAALPLY from the coding sequence ATGACGAAAGCGCGCATCTTCCTCTTTGTGGGGTTTTTCCTATGTGCTGGTATCGAGAGTCAAGGCCAAAGTATGGCGTTGGCACAGAGCGCTCAGCCAGGTATCGACTCCTTGATTGAACTCCGTTCTCGTGCACAAACAGCAGCACAAGCAAAGCACTATGAGCAAGCCACTGCATTGTATCGTCAATATCTCTCGCTCAAACCGAACGACGACGAAGTTCGCACCGCTCTAGCCCTCGTCCTCGCGTACAGTAAACAGTTCGCCGAGGCCACGATTGTCTACAAGGATATTTTGACGCGCCATCCTCACGATCTCGACGTGCAGCTTGCCCTCGCCCGTGTCCATGCCTGGCAAAAGCAGTATGCCGAAGCACGGGCAATATTCGAATACGTATTGCGAGAAAACCCCCATTACACAGAAGCGAAACACAGCCTTGCTGACACATTATTCTGGAGCGGAGAGGATGCCGCAGCGTTACCGCTGTACTAA
- a CDS encoding tetratricopeptide repeat protein has product MNHTAVIALATALLLSIVSTPTFAKSKKNKRPTPATTEQTTTTEPSESSATAPPADDSSLVARARAAEAAQQYDQAIALYREHLTHSPMDDEARALLARRLAWQGQYDTATSLYEEILRRYPQDGDIRVALARVKAWQKNYNEAQQIFEQELTDNPNNVEAKQGLADVFYWKGDHKRAASLYEQVFAVTQDPEVQKRLESLQANSSQTAKSNE; this is encoded by the coding sequence ATGAACCACACTGCAGTCATCGCCCTCGCCACTGCGCTCCTCTTGTCTATTGTATCGACACCCACATTCGCAAAATCTAAGAAGAACAAGCGACCTACTCCAGCGACGACCGAACAAACGACGACAACAGAACCAAGCGAGTCGTCAGCTACTGCGCCGCCAGCGGACGATTCGAGCCTCGTGGCGCGTGCCCGGGCCGCTGAAGCAGCACAGCAATATGACCAAGCAATTGCATTATATCGTGAACACCTCACGCACTCTCCGATGGACGATGAGGCACGGGCACTACTGGCACGCCGGCTCGCATGGCAAGGGCAGTACGATACCGCGACCTCACTGTACGAGGAGATTCTCCGTCGCTATCCCCAGGATGGAGATATCCGCGTCGCCCTCGCACGCGTAAAAGCCTGGCAAAAGAACTACAACGAAGCACAGCAGATCTTCGAGCAAGAACTCACAGACAATCCCAATAATGTTGAAGCAAAACAGGGATTGGCCGATGTTTTCTATTGGAAAGGGGACCATAAACGAGCGGCCTCGCTGTATGAGCAGGTTTTTGCGGTGACGCAAGATCCAGAAGTGCAAAAGCGCTTAGAATCTTTACAAGCGAACTCTTCTCAAACAGCGAAGAGCAACGAATAG
- a CDS encoding glycosyltransferase family 2 protein, with protein MPEQWLDYIRQFLVSLDETILVYFLFVNSFYALNLVTAAWEMWRQTHHIRGAGRRTILSSRVAPTISILAPAHNEAPTITESVRSLLTLYYPSLEVVVINDGSKDETVAVLIKNFDLFPVHTVYSQRVHTKPVKTLYRSRRHGNLVVVDKENGGKADALNVGINFASGDLVCAIDADTLIEPDSLLRMVRPFLIGDDVVAAGGGIRAVNDSVAKGGRIVEIHAPRNYYAGIQVVEYLRAFQFGRLGLNRLGGNMIISGAFGLFRRDAVLAASGYAHDTVGEDMELVVRLRRQGYETDGPRQAEFIPDPTAWTEVPESKDVLGRQRDRWHRGLVDVLWRHRCMFFNPRYGGMGMIVYPYFFFVEFLAPIMETLGLIGLVIGLAVGLLNLSFAIFFFLVAYGYGLLLSVFTLLLEELSFHRHESMRDRLTLLKWALLENLGYRQMSVVWRLNGLKKYLNGNTQWGAMTRKGFSTTSTPTPPTPAAKSP; from the coding sequence ATGCCAGAGCAGTGGCTCGATTATATCCGCCAGTTTCTTGTTTCTCTTGACGAGACGATTCTCGTCTATTTTCTCTTCGTTAACAGCTTCTACGCACTGAACCTCGTCACTGCAGCATGGGAAATGTGGCGTCAAACCCACCATATCCGTGGGGCTGGGCGACGGACCATTCTCAGTTCGCGGGTAGCGCCGACTATTAGTATTCTCGCTCCGGCCCACAACGAGGCCCCGACGATCACTGAAAGTGTGCGATCACTCCTGACCCTCTACTACCCGAGCCTTGAGGTCGTCGTGATTAACGATGGTTCCAAAGACGAAACCGTAGCGGTCCTCATCAAGAACTTCGACCTCTTCCCGGTTCATACCGTCTACTCACAACGAGTGCATACAAAACCAGTAAAGACGCTCTATCGGTCACGACGCCACGGCAACCTTGTCGTCGTCGATAAAGAAAATGGTGGGAAAGCGGATGCACTCAACGTCGGCATCAATTTCGCCTCTGGGGACCTTGTCTGTGCGATCGACGCAGACACCCTGATTGAGCCGGATTCCTTGTTGCGCATGGTCCGCCCATTCCTGATCGGTGATGATGTCGTCGCTGCTGGTGGTGGCATCCGCGCTGTGAATGATTCTGTCGCCAAAGGTGGGCGGATCGTGGAGATCCATGCGCCGCGGAACTATTATGCCGGTATTCAAGTGGTTGAATACTTGCGAGCCTTTCAGTTTGGTCGCCTCGGATTGAACCGCCTGGGCGGGAACATGATTATTTCAGGCGCGTTTGGCCTCTTTCGTCGCGATGCCGTGCTCGCCGCCAGTGGATACGCCCATGACACCGTTGGTGAAGATATGGAACTCGTCGTGCGGTTGCGCCGCCAAGGCTATGAAACTGACGGCCCACGGCAGGCTGAATTTATCCCTGACCCAACCGCTTGGACAGAAGTTCCGGAATCAAAAGACGTCTTGGGGCGACAGCGTGACCGCTGGCACCGAGGGCTCGTCGACGTCCTTTGGCGGCATCGATGTATGTTTTTTAACCCGCGCTATGGGGGAATGGGGATGATTGTTTATCCCTATTTTTTCTTTGTCGAGTTTCTCGCTCCAATTATGGAAACGCTGGGGTTGATCGGTCTCGTCATCGGTCTCGCGGTTGGTCTGCTCAACTTATCATTCGCCATTTTCTTTTTTCTCGTTGCGTATGGGTACGGCTTACTCCTGAGCGTCTTCACACTCCTCCTCGAAGAGCTGAGTTTCCATCGTCATGAAAGTATGCGAGACCGCCTGACTTTACTGAAGTGGGCATTACTCGAAAACCTGGGCTATCGACAAATGTCGGTTGTGTGGCGACTCAATGGACTAAAGAAGTATCTGAATGGAAACACCCAGTGGGGAGCAATGACACGGAAGGGGTTCAGTACCACCTCAACTCCCACTCCACCAACTCCAGCCGCCAAAAGTCCGTAG
- a CDS encoding HEAT repeat domain-containing protein — translation MAPEDIVKWTLFVEGIALSVLVVWFLGHGLLLQRYKRWSQPLLDQAREALTVALDNPSRGRELLEPFRKLPIRLQIRLFSELLPTLSGEQKQWLTNLGRELRLTTRAERQCRSRLWWRRLRGARLITLLGAREAVMLPLLVDRNPYVRAQAAEWAVNRPDAATVDILLALLSDPDGWCRFAVQDSLLRMGGNVLDRLVVYLSTHAGHEVKAPLQIAINIADPRLLPPAITLTRDHISEIRALAATLLGSLGGAQATEVLTALLTDADPAVCASATRALGKLSHWPAAATVASLLRDQVWEVRKEAGLALAALGAPGVLFLNRALKGSDPSAADMARHVLDLTSHA, via the coding sequence ATGGCACCAGAGGATATCGTTAAATGGACGCTGTTTGTTGAAGGAATCGCACTTAGTGTTCTAGTTGTGTGGTTCCTTGGACATGGGTTATTGCTCCAACGCTACAAGCGCTGGAGCCAACCGCTACTGGATCAGGCGCGAGAAGCGCTCACGGTTGCCTTGGACAACCCTAGTCGTGGCCGTGAACTCCTTGAGCCGTTTCGTAAATTGCCAATTCGTCTTCAAATTCGATTGTTCTCCGAACTCCTGCCCACGCTCAGTGGCGAACAAAAGCAATGGCTTACCAATCTGGGGCGCGAGTTACGGTTGACCACTCGTGCCGAACGGCAATGTCGCAGTCGCTTGTGGTGGCGCCGCCTCCGCGGGGCACGACTGATCACTTTGTTAGGTGCACGCGAGGCAGTAATGCTCCCCCTCCTGGTTGATCGTAACCCGTACGTCCGAGCACAGGCTGCCGAATGGGCCGTCAACCGTCCGGACGCCGCCACTGTCGATATTTTGCTGGCACTCCTCAGCGACCCTGACGGCTGGTGTCGTTTCGCAGTGCAAGACTCACTGTTACGTATGGGAGGAAATGTTCTTGACCGTCTAGTCGTATACCTCTCGACGCACGCGGGACACGAAGTGAAAGCACCGCTGCAGATTGCCATTAACATTGCTGATCCACGTCTGCTCCCCCCAGCTATCACATTGACTCGTGACCACATCTCCGAAATTCGCGCACTGGCGGCGACCCTGCTTGGCTCCCTCGGCGGAGCACAGGCTACCGAGGTTCTCACGGCGTTGCTGACTGATGCTGACCCTGCGGTTTGCGCCTCCGCAACGCGAGCGCTAGGGAAACTCTCGCACTGGCCTGCTGCCGCAACCGTAGCCTCTCTGCTGCGTGACCAGGTGTGGGAAGTCCGGAAAGAAGCTGGGCTGGCACTCGCCGCCCTTGGTGCCCCGGGTGTCCTCTTTCTCAATCGCGCCCTGAAAGGGAGCGATCCTTCTGCAGCAGACATGGCTCGCCACGTTCTCGACTTGACGTCCCATGCCTGA